One window from the genome of Sesamum indicum cultivar Zhongzhi No. 13 linkage group LG15, S_indicum_v1.0, whole genome shotgun sequence encodes:
- the LOC105177393 gene encoding lysine histidine transporter 1 codes for MGTQAVDDYSKNVDTRTAEEKAIDAWLPITSSRNAKWWYSAFHNVTAMVGAGVLSLPYAMSELGWGPGVTVMVISWIITLYTLWQMVEMHEMVPGKRFDRYHELGQHAFGEKLGLWIVVPQQLIVEVGVDIVYMVTGGKSLKKFHDLVCPGCKSIKLTYFIMIFASVHFVLSHLPNFNSISGVSLAAAVMSLSYSTIAWGASVDKGVQRNVQYGYKATTTAGTVFNFFSALGDVAFAYAGHNVVLEIQATIPSTPEKPSKIPMWRGVIVAYIVVALCYFPVAFIGYWMFGNSVEDNILMTLNKPVWLIAMANMFVVVHVIGSYQIYAMPVFDMIETVLVKKLRFRPTWYLRFISRNIYVAFTMFVGMTFPFFGGLLGFFGGFAFAPTTYFLPCIMWLAIYKPRRFSLSWFTNWICIVLGVLLMIIAPIGGLRQIILQAKSYQFYS; via the exons ATGGGAACTCAAGCTGTCGATGACTACTCCAAAAAT gtggaTACCCGGACTGCAGAAGAGAAAGCAATTGATGCATGGCTGCCCATCACTTCTTCAAGAAACGCAAAATGGTGGTACTCAGCTTTTCACAATGTTACTGCCATGGTTGGAGCTGGAGTCCTCAGTCTCCCATACGCCATGTCTGAACTTGGATG GGGGCCTGGAGTAACAGTGATGGTGATATCTTGGATCATTACTCTATACACTTTGTGGCAAATGGTTGAGATGCATGAAATGGTTCCAGGGAAACGTTTCGATAGGTATCATGAACTTGGACAGCATGCTTTTGGTGAAAAGCTTGGCCTCTGGATTGTAGTCCCTCAGCAGCTAATTGTTGAAGTTGGAGTCGACATAGTTTACATGGTTACAGGAGGCAAATCCCTCAAGAAGTTCCATGATTTGGTCTGTCCGGGTTGCAAAAGCATCAAACTTACATATTTTATCATGATCTTTGCTTCTGTCCACTTTGTACTCTCCCATCTTCCCAACTTCAATTCAATCTCTGGTGTTTCTTTGGCAGCAGCAGTCATGTCCTTgag TTATTCTACAATTGCTTGGGGGGCATCAGTCGACAAGGGAGTGCAACGGAACGTGCAGTATGGCTATAAAGCGACGACCACAGCTGGTACTGTTTTCAACTTCTTCAGTGCGTTGGGAGACGTGGCTTTTGCCTATGCCGGTCACAATGTTGTCCTCGAGATTCAAGCCACAATCCCTTCAACACCGGAGAAGCCATCAAAGATACCCATGTGGAGGGGAGTGATTGTTGCTTATATTGTTGTTGCACTCTGCTACTTCCCGGTGGCTTTCATCGGATACTGGATGTTTGGCAATTCTGTTGAAGACAATATTCTCATGACATTAAACAAGCCTGTGTGGCTCATTGCCATGGCCAACATGTTTGTTGTGGTTCATGTTATTGGAAGCTACCAG ATTTATGCGATGCCAGTTTTTGACATGATAGAGACGGTCCTTGTGAAGAAACTAAGGTTCAGACCTACTTGGTACTTGCGGTTTATCTCCAGGAATATCTACGTGG CATTTACGATGTTCGTCGGCATGACGTTCCCTTTCTTTGGTGGACTTCTTGGATTTTTCGGTGGATTCGCATTCGCACCAACTACATACTTC CTTCCCTGCATCATGTGGCTTGCCATCTACAAACCTAGGAGATTCAGCCTGTCCTGGTTCACTAACTGG ATTTGCATCGTTCTTGGAGTTCTGTTGATGATCATAGCACCAATTGGAGGGCTAAGACAAATCATACTTCAAGCTAAATCCTACCAGTTCTACTCATAA
- the LOC105177396 gene encoding uncharacterized protein LOC105177396: protein MRGGSCAVKSSENTTYSVMQRIMLRFRPIAPKPAGGEAVPAAVEQERRNCSSKHGRRTKRKYVRVRGRQSTKRKAEEGGRRSSPPEKSGVEDEAWPEKRVVTLQLLPERSESDKSCDDSSGQKVEENRSIDLYKVDDEDTYEKLDTGGGGGTAALGSVRSVMKTWIIVEGVTEIFIESGVGLGFSDGEKINRLQGDTCPGFVSDGTHNVVWVNEAYRKMVAEGEMWGNGIMVWLVVKENLPHYSPSFACRVRMIQQTKHGHVWNRVVPCDVWRMQFAGFAWKLDVNTALGLGI, encoded by the coding sequence atgcGCGGGGGTTCTTGTGCCGTGAAATCATCGGAGAATACCACTTACTCGGTAATGCAACGGATTATGCTCAGATTCCGACCGATTGCGCCGAAGCCCGCTGGTGGGGAAGCGGTTCCCGCTGCGGTGGAGCAGGAGAGGAGAAACTGTTCGTCCAAACATGGAAGGAGAACTAAAAGGAAGTACGTTAGGGTTCGCGGTCGGCAAAGCACTAAGAGAAAAGCTGAGGAAGGCGGCCGAAGATCGTCGCCGCCGGAAAAATCAGGAGTTGAAGACGAAGCGTGGCCGGAGAAAAGAGTGGTGACGCTTCAACTTCTACCGGAGAGATCTGAGAGTGATAAGAGCTGCGATGATAGTAGTGGCCaaaaagttgaagaaaatCGGAGTATAGATCTATATAAAGTAGATGATGAAGATACTTACGAGAAGTTGGATACCGGCGGTGGTGGTGGGACGGCGGCGCTAGGAAGCGTCCGATCCGTCATGAAGACGTGGATAATCGTGGAAGGTGTGACGGAAATATTCATAGAAAGTGGAGTAGGGTTAGGGTTTTCAGATGGGGAGAAGATCAACAGGCTGCAGGGGGACACGTGTCCTGGGTTCGTATCCGACGGCACGCATAACGTGGTGTGGGTTAACGAGGCGTATAGAAAGATGGTTGCGGAAGGAGAGATGTGGGGGAATGGGATTATGGTGTGGTTGGTGGTGAAAGAAAATTTGCCCCATTATAGTCCGTCATTTGCATGCAGAGTGAGGATGATTCAGCAGACAAAGCATGGGCATGTGTGGAATAGAGTAGTGCCGTGCGATGTGTGGAGGATGCAATTCGCAGGGTTTGCATGGAAATTGGACGTCAACACCGCGCTAGGTTTGGGCATTTAG
- the LOC105177391 gene encoding prohibitin-3, mitochondrial: MKSAHDVLLEIRVQRGRRVAQRLGCYLAVAAASYLLNKMLYTVHGGQRAVLLDRFRGVLDYTVGEGSHCLIPWVQKPFIFDVRTRPHTFSAVSGTKDLQIVNLTLRVLSHPQVDHLPHIFKTLGQEYDDKVLPSISNEILKAVIAQFNADQLLTERSRVSDIMRQSLIHRAKEFNILVDDVAITHLSYGAEFSKAVEQKQVAQQEVERSKFIVAKSEQEQKAAIIRAEGESECAKLISDATAVAGMGLIQLRKIEAAKENATTLSRNSNVMYVPRKNILFGVAAGR; this comes from the exons ATGAAGAGTGCTCACGACGTACTCCTTGAAATACGTGTCCAGAGAGGCAGACGCGTCGCGCAACGTCTCGGCTGCTACCTTGCCGTCGCCGCCGCTTCCTACCTTCTCAACAAGATGCTCTACACCGTCCACGGCGGCCAACGCGCTGTCCTCTTAGACCGTTTCCGCGGCGTCCTCGATTACACAGTCGGTGAAGGCAGCCACTGTTTGATCCCGTGGGTTCAGAAACCGTTCATCTTTGACGTTCGCACGCGCCCCCACACTTTCTCCGCTGTCTCAG GGACAAAAGACCTTCAGATTGTGAATCTCACTTTGCGTGTGCTATCTCACCCCCAGGTCGATCACCTTCCCCATATTTTCAAGACCCTCGGGCAGGAATACGATGACAAAGTCCTTCCCTCCATCAGCAATGAGATTCTCAAGGCTGTCATAGCGCAATTTAATGCTGATCAATTGCTTACAGAACGTTCTCGTGTTTCTGACATTATGCGACAGAGTTTAATTCATAGGGCAAAGGAATTCAATATCCTAGTAGACGACGTGGCAATCACTCATTTATCATATGGTGCAGAGTTCTCAAAGGCTGTAGAGCAGAAACAGGTGGCACAGCAAGAGGTAGAGCGGTCTAAATTCATAGTGGCAAAGTCAGAGCAGGAACAAAAGGCGGCTATCATTAGAGCTGAAGGAGAGAGTGAATGTGCGAAGCTGATATCTGATGCTACTGCTGTTGCAGGAATGGGGTTGATTCAGCTGAGGAAGATCGAGGCAGCAAAGGAAAACGCGACGACCCTAAGCAGGAACAGCAATGTGATGTATGTGCCCAGGAAGAACATCCTTTTTGGTGTGGCTGCCGGGCGCTGA
- the LOC105177394 gene encoding TLC domain-containing protein At5g14285: MDFETLKFLSSPLPLFFTGYLILYLIAYFIIFRSWARRLRPEASSCAISLAHGTPAVFLAFRAILFDSAPDFHSQNTPFQSLVLDYSIAYFFMDLVHYLIFYPTDVLFIGHHLATLFVFLTCRYVVYHGACAILVLLILAEVTSLCQNVWTLASARRSDVKFAAKLYDFLSPPFYALYSVVRGFLGPYFVYRMLVFYSSGAADSVIPKWVWISWVFVVFTAISVSILWISNLWIQMYREKMKKVEKKVS; this comes from the coding sequence ATGGATTTTGAGACCCTGAAATTTCTGTCAAGCcctcttcctctttttttcaCCGGTTATTTGATCCTCTACCTCATTGcttatttcatcattttccgGTCCTGGGCAAGAAGGCTACGCCCCGAAGCTTCCAGCTGCGCCATATCCCTAGCTCATGGCACTCCGGCAGTGTTCTTGGCCTTTCGTGCCATTCTCTTTGACTCAGCACCGGATTTCCACTCTCAGAACACCCCGTTCCAAAGTCTCGTCCTGGATTACAGCATTGCCTATTTCTTTATGGACCTTGTCCATTACTTAATCTTTTACCCCACAGACGTTCTCTTCATCGGCCATCATTTAGCCACTCTCTTCGTGTTTTTGACCTGCCGCTACGTTGTTTATCATGGGGCTTGCGCCATTCTCGTGCTTTTGATTTTGGCCGAGGTGACGAGCTTGTGCCAGAATGTCTGGACTCTCGCCAGCGCCAGGAGATCGGATGTGAAATTTGCTGCCAAATTGTATGATTTCCTGTCCCCTCCGTTTTATGCTTTGTACTCTGTCGTCAGGGGTTTTTTGGGACCTTATTTTGTGTACCGAATGTTGGTATTCTACTCGAGTGGGGCTGCGGATAGCGTGATACCGAAATGGGTTTGGATTTCATGGGTTTTTGTTGTCTTCACTGCGATTTCTGTTAGTATATTGTGGATTTCGAATCTTTGGATTCAGATGTACAGAGAAAAGATGAAGAAAGTCGAAAAGAAAGTTTCATAA
- the LOC105177508 gene encoding heavy metal-associated isoprenylated plant protein 32 translates to MDYHHANLCCVLKVHSRCEACKRHTMEVLSSLDGVYDVTIDAEAKTAKIAGQVDPNYCIKALARCGVHAELIWANLSHPRMINRGPYDYDYGSNNYNYGQRRSLPEGMWHEMHHRYPGRNALPEYSYHTNYYYDGARHVPSYPPHLDYNPYVDEEYMNFCSIM, encoded by the exons ATGGATTATCATCACGCGAATTTG TGTTGTGTTCTGAAAGTGCACTCCCGTTGTGAGGCATGTAAGAGGCACACAATGGAAGTACTGAGTTCTCTTGATG GTGTCTATGACGTCACAATTGATGCAGAAGCAAAAACAGCCAAGATTGCAGGCCAAGTTGATCCTAACTATTGTATTAAAGCTTTAGCAAGGTGCGGGGTACATGCAGAGCTGATATGGGCGAACCTCAGTCATCCAAGAATGATAAATAGAGGTCCATATGATTATGATTATGGCTCAAACAATTACAACTATGGCCAACGAAGATCGTTGCCTGAAGGCATGTGGCACGAGATGCACCACCGTTATCCAGGGAGGAATGCTCTGCCAGAATATTCTTACCACACCAACTACTACTATGATGGAGCTAGGCATGTCCCTTCATATCCACCACATCTTGACTACAATCCATATGTTGATGAAGagtatatgaatttttgtaGCATAATGTGA
- the LOC105177509 gene encoding SNF2 domain-containing protein CLASSY 3-like yields MLRLDKALSFSYLLQYVESPERHERKYVVESQNSIMNQIPFQGSPCGNLESSSVHSEGTVLDLIPDADKELYPHQLDGFKFLWRNIAGDIHIKKLEKLPGNGGRGCIISHAPGTGKTRLTIVFLQTFMKLYPACRPVIIAPRGMLLTWEQELKKWNVGIRFHNLNEAKLSSEETAIAAGIIGQTGNQEKNKDYNRFIKLYSWMKGGSILGVGYRLFEELAGENEKKHCNGKFKKILLELPGILVLDEGHTPRNNQSLMWKALTKTTTQRRIILSGTPFQNNFSELYNTLCLVNPRFSHQIMSETSCGRNLTKNAGRKRKANAARDEWANLTSSISKTDSDADGLKKLRSMIEPFVHIHKGSILQNTLPGMRDCLVILRPTDLQRKLLQNVARVDKFLEQAYLASLISVHPSLVAEKPEFSDHKRKLKSLASDPNAGVKTRFLIKLIQLSIRLHEKVLVFSEFIDPLLHIKNLLKSHFSWNEGREIIYMDGDQGIKQRQHLINSFNDKHGEAKVLLASQRACSEGINLVGASRVVLLDVVWNPSVERQAICRAYRLGQEKVVYVYHVMTLMEVKKYARQAEKERISELIFSSSDGGGGGGRSAGCDGVVSEDKVLEAMVGHQSFGSVFERIVHQPKESDLVRTFGFVDLKQ; encoded by the coding sequence ATGTTAAGACTCGATAAAGCGTTGAGTTTCTCTTATCTCCTGCAGTATGTGGAATCTCCCGAGAGACATGAAAGGAAGTACGTGGTAGAATCACAGAACTCCATCATGAATCAAATTCCGTTTCAGGGCTCTCCTTGTGGTAATCTGGAGTCATCTTCTGTTCATTCTGAGGGCACAGTTTTGGATTTGATTCCTGATGCTGATAAAGAACTGTACCCACATCAACTGGACGGATTCAAGTTCTTGTGGAGGAACATAGCTGGAGACATTCACATCAAGAAACTGGAAAAGCTACCAGGGAATGGTGGAAGAGGCTGCATAATCTCGCACGCCCCTGGCACTGGCAAAACCCGACTGACCATTGTGTTTCTCCAAACATTCATGAAGCTATACCCGGCCTGTCGCCCTGTGATTATAGCTCCACGAGGCATGCTCCTGACTTGGGAACAAGAACTCAAGAAATGGAACGTCGGCATAAGGTTCCACAATTTGAATGAGGCAAAGCTATCTAGTGAGGAAACTGCAATTGCTGCCGGTATTATTGGCCAAACAGggaatcaagaaaagaacaaagacTACAACCGATTCATAAAGCTGTACTCCTGGATGAAGGGTGGAAGTATATTGGGAGTCGGTTATCGTTTGTTTGAGGAGCTTGCTggagaaaatgagaaaaaacaTTGTAATggtaaattcaagaaaatactCCTCGAATTGCCAGGCATTTTAGTGCTGGACGAAGGGCATACCCCTCGAAACAATCAAAGCCTAATGTGGAAGGCTTTGACAAAAACAACAACGCAAAGGCGCATAATTCTCTCCGGGACACCTTTTCAGAACAATTTTTCAGAGCTTTATAATACACTCTGCCTAGTGAACCCGAGATTTTCTCATCAGATCATGTCTGAAACCAGCTGTGGCAGAAATCTTACTAAGAATGCAGGGAGAAAAAGGAAGGCCAATGCAGCAAGAGATGAGTGGGCAAATCTGACAAGTTCCATCAGCAAAACCGATAGTGATGCTGATGGATTAAAGAAGCTTCGTTCAATGATCGAACCTTTCGTCCACATACACAAAGGTAGTATACTGCAAAACACTCTTCCAGGAATGAGAGACTGTTTGGTTATCTTAAGACCAACGGATTTGCAAAGGAAACTACTCCAAAACGTCGCTCGAGTTGACAAATTTCTAGAGCAAGCTTACTTAGCTTCTCTCATCTCAGTCCACCCTTCACTTGTAGCAGAGAAACCAGAGTTCTCAGATCACAAAAGAAAGCTGAAATCCCTGGCATCAGACCCCAATGCTGGAGTAAAAACACGGTTCCTGATCAAGCTGATCCAACTCTCCATCCGTCTCCATGAGAAAGTCTTGGTATTCAGCGAGTTCATCGACCCTTTACTCCACATCAAGAACCTGCTAAAGTCCCACTTCTCCTGGAACGAAGGCCGGGAAATAATTTACATGGACGGAGACCAAGGCATAAAGCAGCGCCAGCATTTGATCAATTCGTTCAACGACAAACATGGGGAGGCTAAAGTTCTACTTGCATCACAAAGAGCTTGCTCGGAAGGAATAAACTTAGTCGGGGCATCAAGGGTGGTGCTGCTAGACGTGGTGTGGAACCCGTCGGTGGAGAGGCAGGCCATCTGCCGAGCATACAGGCTTGGTCAGGAGAAGGTGGTTTATGTTTATCATGTGATGACTTTAATGGAGGTGAAGAAATATGCAAGGCAGGCGGAGAAAGAACGGATTTCTGAGCTGATTTTTTCGTCTAGTGACGGTGGTGGAGGTGGGGGGAGAAGTGCGGGGTGCGATGGGGTTGTGTCGGAAGATAAAGTGCTGGAAGCGATGGTCGGGCATCAAAGTTTTGGTAGTGTGTTTGAGAGGATAGTTCACCAGCCAAAGGAATCGGATTTGGTGAGGACTTTCGGGTTTGTGGATCTTAAGCAGTAA
- the LOC105177392 gene encoding ankyrin repeat domain-containing protein 50, producing MTPPTYFPLRWESTGDQWWYASPIDWAAANGHYDLVRELLRLDGNHLIKLTSLRRIRRLETVWDDEEQFHDVAKCRSEVARKLLSECENKKGKNSLIGGGYGGWLLYTAASAGDLSFVQELLERDPLLVFGEGEYGVTDILYAAARSKNSEVFRVVLDFAASPRFPTGGGTGVEETIGEIPSAYKLEIMNRALHAAARGGNLKLVKDLLGDCSDDALAYRDIQGATILHAAAARGQVEVVKDLVSSAEIINSSDNQGNTALHVAAHRGHLAVVKALILASPSSINARNNAGETFLHSVVTGFQTPGFRRLDRQIDLLKHLLCGKLFNVEEIINAKNNDGRTALHLAIMGNIHSDLVDLLMTVGCINVNIRDVDGMTPLDILRQRPHSASSELLTRQLISAGGIFSSQDYSARKVIASHIKRQSIGSSPGTSFRISDVEIFLYTGLENASDGSRSLGPSTTYSPDLSHHGSNVESHSPRKSTKLGSVNYAAQRLKRLLHWPKMKTRASDRLKKLEDRTSASASEGVPVPLRQRFSKPSSLPNNKRALSVRSNLPSPTAKKKLASGVMHGVMQAVPNFTVPHRSRSSSFSKLSLSSQSSVDTPKGGQIENDTAKPSCSYTINDDGARNSLHRPSLVNKMLVHQYLCFGGSSQHLEAPTGDPQPYDIYERSVLSAA from the exons ATGACTCCCCCAACATACTTCCCTCTGAGGTGGGAAAGCACTGGAGATCAATGGTGGTATGCTTCACCGATTGATTGGGCAGCCGCCAACGGACATTACGATTTAGTCCGGGAACTCCTCCGCCTCGACGGCAACCACCTCATCAAACTCACATCTCTTCGTAGAATCCGCCGCCTGGAAACTGTCTGGGACGACGAAGAACAGTTTCATGATGTTGCCAAGTGCCGCTCCGAGGTGGCAAGAAAGCTGCTTTCCGAGTGTGAAAACAAGAAAGGTAAAAACTCCCTCATCGGGGGTGGTTATGGGGGATGGCTTCTGTACACCGCTGCCTCCGCTGGGGACTTGAGTTTTGTTCAAGAATTGCTGGAGAGAGACCCTCTTTTGGTCTTTGGAGAGGGAGAGTATGGCGTGACTGATATCTTGTACGCTGCCGCCAGGAGCAAGAACTCTGAGGTTTTCAGGGTGGTGCTTGATTTTGCCGCCTCGCCGAGGTTTCCGACGGGTGGCGGGACAGGGGTGGAGGAAACAATTGGGGAGATCCCGTCTGCTTATAAGTTGGAGATAATGAATAGAGCTCTGCATGCAGCTGCGAGAGGAGGTAATCTCAAGCTGGTGAAGGACCTTCTTGGTGATTGCTCCGATGATGCCTTGGCTTATAGAGATATTCAGGGAGCAACAATCTTACATGCGGCGGCAGCCCGGGGTCAGGTCGAG GTAGTCAAAGATCTTGTATCGTCTGCTGAGATTATCAACTCCAGCGACAATCAAGGCAATACAGCGTTGCATGTGGCTGCCCACAGGGGGCATTTAGCTGTTGTCAAAGCTTTAATTCTTGCATCGCCTTCTTCAATCAATGCCAGAAATAATGCAGGAGAGACATTCCTGCATTCTGTTGTTACTGGTTTTCAGACTCCTGGTTTCCGGAGATTGGACCGCCAAATCGATCTCTTGAAGCATTTGCTATGCGGGAAGCTCTTCAATGTTGAAGAAATCATCAATGCCAAGAATAATGATGGCAGAACAGCTCTTCATTTGGCTATCATGGGAAATATTCATTCTGATCTTGTTGACCTACTTATGACCGTTGGTTGCATCAATGTGAACATCCGTGATGTGGATGGCATGACTCCTCTCGATATTCTCAGGCAACGGCCACATTCTGCTTCATCAGAGCTACTAACCAGACAACTGATATCTGCCGGTGGGATTTTCAGTTCTCAGGACTATTCAGCAAGAAAAGTTATTGCATCCCACATAAAGAGGCAGAGTATAGGAAGCAGTCCAGGAACGTCCTTCAGAATAAGCGATGTTGAAATATTCTTGTACACGGGCTTGGAGAATGCATCAGATGGCAGTCGTAGCTTAGGCCCGAGCACTACTTATTCACCTGATTTGAGTCACCACGGCTCAAATGTGGAGAGCCATAGTCCCAGAAAAAGTACTAAGCTCGGTTCAGTAAATTACGCAGCACAACGGCTGAAACGGCTCCTCCACTGGCCCAAGATGAAAACCCGAGCTTCAGATAGGCTCAAGAAACTGGAAGACCGGACCTCTGCAAGCGCTTCGGAAGGTGTTCCAGTCCCCCTACGTCAGAGATTTTCAAAGCCCTCGTCTCTTCCTAACAACAAACGAGCACTTTCTGTGAGGAGCAACCTACCAAGTCCAACTGCAAAAAAGAAACTAGCTTCAGGGGTGATGCACGGTGTTATGCAGGCAGTCCCAAATTTTACAGTTCCTCATCGATCACGTTCTAGTTCCTTCTCTAAATTGTCATTGTCTTCACAAAGTTCCGTGGATACACCAAAAGGAGGTCAGATTGAGAATGACACTGCAAAGCCTTCCTGCTCGTATACCATAAACGATGATGGTGCAAGAAATTCCCTCCACAGGCCTAGTTTGGTGAACAAGATGTTAGTGCACCAGTACCTCTGCTTCGGTGGTTCAAGCCAACATCTAGAGGCTCCTACCGGCGACCCACAACCGTACGATATTTACGAACGTTCTGTTCTATCAGCGGCATGA
- the LOC105177395 gene encoding transcription factor GTE8 yields MMAKKDRFPPGYSSSFAPHYESEGSGSSGRIDSAEDCSAPTRKWIDLNSASRDGFAVPIQVIPLSKLSSYERKSLVLRLTSELEQIRVLQNKVESQKKRTAIAVTKSSSSDILSCSNAQQKGLPAGNVKKSSVSGSGPGKKARGWNRGITGRFESAHTGVNANAGLLKQCESLLKKLMSQQYAWVFNTPVDVVKLNIPDYFDVIKNPMDLGTIKSKLASGKYSSPLDFLSDVRLTFTNAKTYNPPGTDVHIMADTMSQFFELRWKTIEKKLLGSTSQSLPGNSGILEETEITKPLPPSKKRKLIPTEGEVMQEPTKPKMTDEEKHKLSSELEDLLGDLPDSIIDFLRAQTSTGGNGGEDEIEIDIDDLSDDTLFTLRKLLDDHLQEKQKDHVKSEACEIELPNVSGLSNSSLRLEKGNDPTDEDVDIGGNEAPVTSYPPVQIDKDAGGRAEECNEAGPDSDRGSECSKDSSAVKQVQDDIGQTVDSEKKGDAEELVDGHASVSGLDQLEQGSQLRPYSSDSDGQLDGESAQAERQVSPDKLYRAALLKNRFADTILKAREKTLNQDDKADPERLRREREELEMHKRREKARLQAEARAAEDARKRAEAEAAAEAKRRRELEREAAREALLKMEKTVEINENSRFLEDLEMLRAVAPEQLPSSVDETSPDRSPDGFGSFKFGGSNPLEQLGLYMKVDDEEEEADPPSIPNAVDDVEEGEID; encoded by the exons ATGATGGCTAAGAAGGACAGATTTCCGCCAGGGTATTCTTCTAGTTTTGCTCCCCATTATGAATCTGAAGGATCAGGTAGCTCAGGACGGATTGATTCAGCTGAGGATTGTTCTGCACCTACGAGGAAATGGATTGATTTAAATTCTGCTTCGAGGGATGGTTTTGCTGTACCCATTCAAGTTATCCCCTTATCCAAATTATCTTCATATGAGCGGAAGAGTTTAGTGCTTCGCTTGACATCAGAGCTCGAGCAGATTCGAGTTCTTCAAAATAAAGTTGAGTCACAGAAAAAGAGAACTGCAATTGCTGTTACAAAGTCATCTTCTAGTGATATTCTCAGCTGCAGTAATGCCCAACAGAAAGGTCTGCCAGCAGGGAATGTAAAGAAGTCATCTGTGTCAGGTTCTGGGCCAGGGAAAAAAGCGCGTGGTTGGAATCGAGGTATTACAGGAAGGTTTGAGTCGGCCCACACTGGTGTAAATGCCAATGCAGGATTGCTAAAGCAGTGTGAGAGTTTGTTGAAGAAGTTGATGTCACAGCAATATGCTTGGGTGTTTAACACACCCGTTGATGTGGTGAAACTGAATATTCCTGATTATTTTGACGTTATCAAAAACCCTATGGATCTGGGAACAATAAAGAGCAAGCTTGCTTCAGGAAAGTACTCAAGCCCTTTGGATTTTCTTTCTGATGTCAGGCTTACTTTTACCAATGCAAAGACCTATAATCCTCCTGGGACTGATGTCCACATCATGGCTGATACGATGAGTCAGTTTTTTGAATTGAGGTGGAAAACTATAGAGAAAAAACTTCTCGGAAGTACTTCCCAGTCACTACCTGGCAATTCAGGGATTCTTGAGGAAACTGAAATCACTAAGCCATTGCCCCCGTCAAAAAAGAGGAAGCTTATCCCAACAGAGGGTGAAGTAATGCAAGAGCCTACCAAGCCAAAGATGACGGATGAAGAGAAGCATAAATTAAGCAGTGAATTGGAAGATTTGCTTGGTGACCTGCCTGACAGTATCATTGACTTTCTAAGGGCGCAAACCTCGACTGGAGGCAATGGTGGAGAGGATGAGATCGAAATTGACATTGATGATCTAAGTGATGACACCCTGTTTACCTTAAGGAAGCTTTTAGACGATCATTTACAAGAGAAACAGAAGGACCACGTGAAATCTGAAGCCTGTGAGATTGAG CTGCCAAATGTGTCAGGGCTTAGTAATTCCTCATTGCGACTCGAGAAAG GAAATGATCCTACCGATGAGGATGTTGATATTGGAGGTAATGAGGCTCCTGTCACTAGCTACCCTCCAGTTCAGATTGATAAGGACGCAGGGGGCAGAGCTGAAGAATGTAATGAAGCAG GTCCAGACTCTGATAGAGGATCTGAATGCTCCAAAGATTCTTCAGCTGTAAAGCAAGTTCAG GATGATATTGGTCAGACAGTGGATTCAGAAAAAAAGGGCGATGCCGAAGAGCTGGTTGATGGACATG CATCTGTTAGTGGACTGGACCAGCTTGAACAAGGTTCACAACTAAGGCCATACTCGAGCGATTCAGATGGTCAGCTGGATG GGGAGAGTGCACAAGCTGAGAGGCAGGTCTCTCCTGACAAGCTGTATAGGGCCGCTCTTTTGAAGAACCGATTTGCAGATACAATCTTAAAAGCTCGAGAAAAGACGTTAAATCAG GATGATAAGGCCGATCCAGAGCGCCTGCGACGTGAgagagaggaacttgagatGCACAAAAGGAGAG AGAAGGCTAGGTTGCAAGCAGAAGCCAGAGCTGCAGAGGATGCTCGAAAACGAGCTGAAGCAGAAGCTGCAGCTGAAGCAAAAAGGAGGAGAGAGCTTGAGAGGGAAGCTGCCCGAGAAGCATTGCTTAAG ATGGAGAAGACAGTTGaaatcaatgaaaattcaCGGTTTCTAGAGGATCTTGAAATGCTGAGGGCTGTGGCTCCTGAGCAATTACCTAGTTCTGTGGATGAGACCAGCCCGGATCGCTCACCAGATGGCTTTGGAAGTTTCAAATTTGGAGGCAGCAATCCCTTAGAACAGCTTGGATTGTACATGAAAGTGGACGATGAGGAAGAGGAAGCGGACCCCCCAAGCATTCCGAATGCAGTTGACGATGTGGAGGAAGGAGAAATTGATTAA